One Ursus arctos isolate Adak ecotype North America unplaced genomic scaffold, UrsArc2.0 scaffold_15, whole genome shotgun sequence genomic region harbors:
- the CPLX2 gene encoding complexin-2: MGKMLGGEEEKDPDAQKKEEERQEALRQQEEERKAKHARMEAEREKVRQQIRDKYGLKKKEEKEAEEKAALEQPCEGSLTRPKKAIPAGCGDEEEEEEESILDTVLKYLPGPLQDMFKK; encoded by the exons ATGGGGAAGAtgctggggggagaggaggagaaggacccAGACGcgcagaagaaggaggaggagcgaCAGGAGGCTCTgcggcagcaggaggaggagcgtAAGGCCAAGCATGCGCGCATGGAGGCAGAGCGCGAGAAGGTCCGGCAGCAGATCCGAGATAAG TACGGgctgaagaagaaggaagagaaggaggcagaggaaaaggcagCCCTGGAGCAGCCCTGCGAGGGGAGCCTGACCCGGCCCAAGAAGGCTATCCCTGCAGGCTGcggggatgaggaggaggaagaggaggagagcaTCCTGGACACGGTGCTCAAATACCTCCCGGGGCCACTGCAGGACATGTTCAAGAAGTAA